A window of Equus caballus isolate H_3958 breed thoroughbred chromosome 10, TB-T2T, whole genome shotgun sequence contains these coding sequences:
- the TOMM40 gene encoding mitochondrial import receptor subunit TOM40 homolog, whose protein sequence is MGQAGRGDGGGGGSSGFGCAWRTGWERSPGREQALQPATMGNVLAASSPPAGPPPPPAPALVGLPPPPPSPPGFTLPQLGGGLGAGAGAGRGSERTPGAAAASGAGSADDGACGCLPNPGTFEECHRKCKELFPIQMEGVKLTVNKGLSNHFQVNHTVALSTIGESNYHFGVTYVGTKQLSPTEAFPVLVGDMDNSGSLNAQVIHQLGPGLRSKMAIQTQQSKFVNWQVDGEYRGSDFTAAVTLGNPDVLVGSGILVAHYLQSITPCLALGGELVYHRRPGEEGTVMSLAGKYTLNNWLATVTLGQAGMHATYYHKASDQLQVGVEFEASTRMQDTSVSFGYQLDLPKAHLLFKGSVDSNWIVGATLEKKLPPLPLTLALGAFLNHRKNKFQCGFGLTIG, encoded by the exons ATGGGACAGGCGGGGCGGGGCGAtggtggcggcggcggcagcagcgggTTCGGTTGCGCGTGGCGCACGGGGTGGGAGCGGAGCCCAGGccgggagcaggcgctgcagccA GCGACCATGGGGAACGTGTTGGCCGCTAGCTCTCCGCCcgcggggccgccgccgccgcccgcgcccgccctCGTGGgactgccgccgccgccgccctctCCTCCCGGCTTCACGCTGCCGCAGCTCGGGGGCGGCCTGGGCGCTGGGGCCGGCGCGGGTCGAGGCTCGGAGCGGACGCCGGGGGCTGCGGCCGCCAGCGGCGCAGGGAGCGCGGACGATGGGGCCTGCGGCTGCCTGCCGAACCCGGGCACGTTCGAGGAGTGCCACCGGAAGTGCAAGG AGCTGTTTCCCATTCAGATGGAAGGTGTCAAGCTCACGGTCAACAAAGGGTTGAGTAACCACTTCCAG GTGAACCACACAGTCGCCCTCAGCACAATTGGGGAGTCCAACTACCACTTCGGGGTCACGTACGTGGGGACAAAGCAGCTGAGTCCCACTGAG GCGTTCCCCGTGCTGGTGGGGGACATGGACAACAGCGGCAGCCTCAATGCTCAGGTCATTCACCAGCTGGGCCCCGGGCTCAGGTCCAAGATGGCCATCCAG ACGCAGCAGTCGAAGTTCGTGAACTGGCAGGTGGATGGGGAGTACCGGGGCTCCGACTTCACGGCCGCCGTCACCCTGGGGAACCCGGACGTGCTGGTGGGGTCAG GGATCCTCGTGGCGCACTACCTGCAGAGCATCACGCCGTGTCTGGCTCTGGGTGGAGAGCTGGTCTACCACCGGCGGCCCGGGGAGGAGGGCACCGTCATGTCTCTAGCTGGGAAATACACAT TGAATAACTGGTTGGCGACCGTCACGCTGGGCCAGGCGGGCATGCACGCCACATACTACCACAAAGCCAGTGACCAG CTGCAGGTAGGCGTGGAGTTTGAGGCCAGCACGAGGATGCAGGACACGAGTGTCTCCTTCGGGTACCAGCTGGACCTGCCCAAGGCCCACCTGCTCTTCAAAG GCTCCGTGGACAGCAACTGGATCGTGGGCGCCACCCTGGAGAAGAAGCTGCCCCCGCTGCCCCTGACGCTGGCCCTCGGGGCCTTCCTGAACCACCGGAAAAACAAGTTCCAGTGCGGCTTCGGCCTCACCATCGGCTGA
- the NECTIN2 gene encoding nectin-2 isoform X1: MARAAALPPSRSLRTLPLLPLLLLLLRETGAQDVQVRVLPEVRGHLGGTVELPCHLLPPASEVQVSQVTWMRMDAAGISSNVAVFHPLYGPSFPSPKPGKERLSFVTARQSPGAGQGAKMELRDATLALGGLTVEDEGNYTCEFATFPQGTGRGVTWLRAIAQPQNRIEKQEVPLSLEPVPVARCVSTGGRPPARISWLSPLDGEARESQVSGSVPGTVTVTSRFTLVPLGRADGVEVICKVEHESFKEPDLLSVSLSVRYPPEVSISGYDDNWYLGRSEATLSCDVRSNPEPTGYDWSTTSGTLPASAVAQGPQLIIHSVDKLVNTTFICTVTNAVGTGRAEQVVLVRETPNTAGAGATGGIIGGIIAAIIATAVAATGIIICRQQQKEQGLQGAEEEDDQEGPPSYKPPTPKAKLEEPEMPSQLFTLGASEHSPLKTPYFDAGVPCAEQELPRYHELPTLEERSGPLLTGAMSLGSPILVPPGPPAVEEVSLDLENEEEEEEEEDYLDKINPIYDALSYSSPPDSYQSKGFVMSRAMYV; this comes from the exons gaGCCCAGGATGTGCAGGTGCGCGTGCTGCCCGAGGTGCGGGGCCACCTGGGGGGCACCGTGGAGCTGCCGTGCCACCTGCTGCCACCAGCCTCTGAGGTCCAGGTGTCACAGGTGACGTGGATGCGCATGGATGCTGCTGGGATCAGCTCGAACGTGGCTGTTTTCCACCCTTTGTACGGGCCCAGCTTCCCCAGCCCGAAGCCTGGCAAGGAGCGGTTGTCCTTTGTCACGGCCAGGcagagccctggggctgggcagggcgCGAAGATGGAGCTGCGAGATGCCACGCTGGCGCTGGGGGGGCTGACGGTGGAGGATGAAGGCAACTACACCTGCGAGTTTGCCACCTTCCCCCAGGGCACCGGCCGTGGAGTGACCTGGCTCAGGGCCATAG cccagccccagaaCCGTATTGAGAAGCAGGAGGTCCCGCTCAGCCTGGAGCCTGTGCCCGTAGCCCGCTGTGTCTCCACGGGGGGCCGGCCACCCGCCCGGATCTCCTGGCTTTCGCCCTTGGATGGGGAGGCCAGAGAGAGCCAGGTGTCCGGGTCTGTGCCCGGCACAGTCACCGTCACCAGCCGCTTCACCCTGGTGCCCTTGGGCCGAGCAGACGGTGTCGAGGTCATCTGCAAAGTGGAGCACGAGAGCTTCAAGGAGCCCGATCTGCTGTCTGTGAGCCTCTCCGTGCGCT ACCCCCCTGAAGTCTCCATCTCTGGCTATGATGACAACTGGTACCTCGGCCGTAGTGAGGCCACCCTGAGCTGTGACGTCCGCAGCAACCCAGAGCCCACAGGCTATGACTGGAGCAC AACCTCGGGCACCCTGCCAGCCTCAGCCGTCGCCCAGGGCCCCCAGCTGATCATCCACTCGGTGGACAAGCTGGTCAACACCACCTTCATCTGCACGGTCACCAACGCCGTGGGCACAGGCCGCGCAGAGCAGGTGGTCCTCGTTCGAG AGACTCCCAACACAGCAGGCGCAGGGGCCACGGGTGGCATCATTGGGGGCATCATTGCTGCCATCATTGCCACCGCTGTGGCTGCCACGGGCATCATCATCTGCCGGCAGCAGCAGAAGGAGCAGGGGCTgcagggggcagaggaggaggatga CCAGGAGGGGCCTCCCTCGTACAAGCCACCCACCCCAAAGGCGAAGCTGGAGGAGCCAGAGATG CCCTCCCAGCTATTCACTTTGGGGGCCTCGGAGCACAGCCCACTCAAGACCCCCTACTTTGATGCTGGTGTCCCATGCGCTGAGCAG GAATTGCCTCGATACCATGAGCTGCCCACCTTGGAAGAGCGGTCGGGGCCCCTGCTCACAGGGGCCATGAGCCTGGGGTCCCCCATCCTGGTGCCTCCAGGGCCACCAGCTGTGGAGGAGGTTTCCCTGGACCTCgagaatgaagaggaggaggaggaggaggaggactaTCTGGACAAGATCAACCCCATCTATGATGCCCTGTCCTACTCCAGTCCCCCTGATTCCTACCAGAGCAAAGGCTTTGTCATGTCCCGGGCCATGTATGTGTGA
- the NECTIN2 gene encoding nectin-2 isoform X2: MRMDAAGISSNVAVFHPLYGPSFPSPKPGKERLSFVTARQSPGAGQGAKMELRDATLALGGLTVEDEGNYTCEFATFPQGTGRGVTWLRAIAQPQNRIEKQEVPLSLEPVPVARCVSTGGRPPARISWLSPLDGEARESQVSGSVPGTVTVTSRFTLVPLGRADGVEVICKVEHESFKEPDLLSVSLSVRYPPEVSISGYDDNWYLGRSEATLSCDVRSNPEPTGYDWSTTSGTLPASAVAQGPQLIIHSVDKLVNTTFICTVTNAVGTGRAEQVVLVRETPNTAGAGATGGIIGGIIAAIIATAVAATGIIICRQQQKEQGLQGAEEEDDQEGPPSYKPPTPKAKLEEPEMPSQLFTLGASEHSPLKTPYFDAGVPCAEQELPRYHELPTLEERSGPLLTGAMSLGSPILVPPGPPAVEEVSLDLENEEEEEEEEDYLDKINPIYDALSYSSPPDSYQSKGFVMSRAMYV, from the exons ATGCGCATGGATGCTGCTGGGATCAGCTCGAACGTGGCTGTTTTCCACCCTTTGTACGGGCCCAGCTTCCCCAGCCCGAAGCCTGGCAAGGAGCGGTTGTCCTTTGTCACGGCCAGGcagagccctggggctgggcagggcgCGAAGATGGAGCTGCGAGATGCCACGCTGGCGCTGGGGGGGCTGACGGTGGAGGATGAAGGCAACTACACCTGCGAGTTTGCCACCTTCCCCCAGGGCACCGGCCGTGGAGTGACCTGGCTCAGGGCCATAG cccagccccagaaCCGTATTGAGAAGCAGGAGGTCCCGCTCAGCCTGGAGCCTGTGCCCGTAGCCCGCTGTGTCTCCACGGGGGGCCGGCCACCCGCCCGGATCTCCTGGCTTTCGCCCTTGGATGGGGAGGCCAGAGAGAGCCAGGTGTCCGGGTCTGTGCCCGGCACAGTCACCGTCACCAGCCGCTTCACCCTGGTGCCCTTGGGCCGAGCAGACGGTGTCGAGGTCATCTGCAAAGTGGAGCACGAGAGCTTCAAGGAGCCCGATCTGCTGTCTGTGAGCCTCTCCGTGCGCT ACCCCCCTGAAGTCTCCATCTCTGGCTATGATGACAACTGGTACCTCGGCCGTAGTGAGGCCACCCTGAGCTGTGACGTCCGCAGCAACCCAGAGCCCACAGGCTATGACTGGAGCAC AACCTCGGGCACCCTGCCAGCCTCAGCCGTCGCCCAGGGCCCCCAGCTGATCATCCACTCGGTGGACAAGCTGGTCAACACCACCTTCATCTGCACGGTCACCAACGCCGTGGGCACAGGCCGCGCAGAGCAGGTGGTCCTCGTTCGAG AGACTCCCAACACAGCAGGCGCAGGGGCCACGGGTGGCATCATTGGGGGCATCATTGCTGCCATCATTGCCACCGCTGTGGCTGCCACGGGCATCATCATCTGCCGGCAGCAGCAGAAGGAGCAGGGGCTgcagggggcagaggaggaggatga CCAGGAGGGGCCTCCCTCGTACAAGCCACCCACCCCAAAGGCGAAGCTGGAGGAGCCAGAGATG CCCTCCCAGCTATTCACTTTGGGGGCCTCGGAGCACAGCCCACTCAAGACCCCCTACTTTGATGCTGGTGTCCCATGCGCTGAGCAG GAATTGCCTCGATACCATGAGCTGCCCACCTTGGAAGAGCGGTCGGGGCCCCTGCTCACAGGGGCCATGAGCCTGGGGTCCCCCATCCTGGTGCCTCCAGGGCCACCAGCTGTGGAGGAGGTTTCCCTGGACCTCgagaatgaagaggaggaggaggaggaggaggactaTCTGGACAAGATCAACCCCATCTATGATGCCCTGTCCTACTCCAGTCCCCCTGATTCCTACCAGAGCAAAGGCTTTGTCATGTCCCGGGCCATGTATGTGTGA